The Chryseobacterium geocarposphaerae genome window below encodes:
- a CDS encoding thermonuclease family protein: MKLKFVYVILLLSGLLLFSQSKGKVIKVKDGDTIVVLLGNNQQETLRLAEVDCPENGQAFGKNAKQFTSSQVFGKKVMFYRTGKDRYKRTVAKIFYDKDKYLSAEIIKSGWGWWYFKASKNIELKNYELEARSSKAGLWKDSNAISPWDFRKNKKKKKEVL, from the coding sequence ATGAAGTTGAAATTTGTCTATGTAATTCTGTTGTTAAGTGGCCTTTTACTGTTTTCTCAATCGAAAGGTAAAGTCATTAAAGTGAAAGATGGCGATACTATAGTTGTTCTCTTAGGAAATAATCAGCAGGAAACATTGCGTCTGGCAGAAGTGGATTGTCCTGAAAACGGCCAGGCTTTTGGTAAAAATGCAAAACAGTTTACCAGTTCTCAGGTTTTTGGTAAAAAAGTAATGTTTTACAGAACAGGAAAAGACCGGTACAAACGAACGGTTGCTAAAATATTCTATGATAAAGATAAATATTTGTCTGCTGAGATTATAAAATCAGGTTGGGGATGGTGGTATTTTAAAGCATCAAAAAATATAGAATTAAAGAACTATGAATTAGAAGCTAGAAGTTCAAAAGCTGGATTGTGGAAAGACAGTAACGCGATTTCCCCATGGGACTTCCGGAAGAATAAGAAAAAGAAAAAAGAGGTTTTGTAA